The sequence GTGCCCATACACACCATGTCCTCCCACATGGAAAGCGCATAAGTGGGAAGCTGATCGCTCAAGCAGGCAAACATGGCCAATATTTGGGGAAATTGTCGCTTGAATTTGCAGAAGGAAGCCATGAATTTCTTTCCGCAGAAGAAGAACTGCTTGACCCCCGGAATTTTGATGAGGATCCGGGTGCGCGTATGCTCCTACAGTCGTTGCAAACAAAGGCGCAAGCTGCTTTAAGTGCTCCTGCGGCCGTGCTCACACGAAAGCTGGAAGTCAAATGGTTCGAACATTCGGCTGGGCCGCAAGCGCTGTGTGACGAACTGAGTGCTTGGTGCGGCGCTGAGCTTGGGATGCTAAATGCAGGCGTGCTGTTGGAAAGCTTGCCGGAAGGGCCAGTCACGTACGGTGATCTTCATCGCATTTGCCCTCATCCGATTAATCCGTGCATTGTTGAGTTGACCGGGGCGGAGCTGATCGAAACGATCGAGCGTGCGCAAACCGATGATATTGTACAATTGCAGTTAAAAGGATTTGGTTTCCGGGGGAAAGTGCTCGGGACGATGGTGTATACAGGAATTGACGTCAAGCCTGAAGGAATCTTCGTTTGCGGCAAACCGATTGTTGACGAACACATTTACAGACTGGCGACATTGGACATGTATACGTTTGGGTTTTTGTTTCCGAAAATAGCAGAGGCGAAAAAGAAAACGTATTTGCTCCCTGAATTTTTGCGCGATATTCTGCTGGACATGTTGAAAAAATGGCACTGATTTCTTTGCCTGCTCATATGTTGTGGTGAAACAACTTATAAAGGAGCGGGGCCAATGATTGATGTTCAGCCAATTACGATTGAGAAGGAAATGTTTGTCGCCATTACGGTCAAATTGCCGAAAACAAACTTTATGGCCGTGACATGCGACACAGGATACATTATGTGTGGGGCCCTTGACGTGAAGCTGTTAAACGAAAAGCTGAAAGAACGGGGAATTATCGCAGGACGTGCGGTTGGCGTTCGCACAATTGAACAGTTGCTTGAAGCGCCGCTGGAATCTGTTACACTCAAGTGTGAGGAGTTAGGCATTCATAAAGGAATGACAGGAAAAGACGCGCTTTTAAAAATGAAACAATCGATGTAAATGAGTTGAAAACAGGAGTTGACGTTTTTATGGAACAATACTTGCAGTTATGCGAGCACGTTTTGCAAAACGGCTCGCCAAAATCAGATCGGACAGGCACTGGCACCATTAGCGTATTTGGTTACCAAATGCGCTTTGATTTAGAAAAGGGTTTTCCAATTGTCACAACGAAAAAATTGCATATGCGTTCGATCATCCATGAATTGCTTTGGTTTCTAAAAGGCGACACGAACATCCGTTATTTGCAAGAAAATGGCGTTCGTATTTGGAATGAATGGGCTGATGAAAACGGCGACCTTGGGCCTGTTTACGGAAAACAATGGCGCTCCTGGGAAGGGGCAAACGGCAAAACAGTCGACCAAATTACTGAAGTGGTTGAGCAAATAAAAATGAATCCGAATTCTCGCCGCTTAATTGTCAATGCGTGGAATGTCGCGGAGATTGAAGAAATGGCGCTCGCGCCATGCCATTGCTTGTTTCAGTTTTACGTAAACGACGGAAAACTTTCTTGCCAATTGTACCAGCGCAGTGCCGATATTTTTCTTGGTGTACCTTTTAATATATCGTCTTATGCACTGTTAACGATGATGATTGCCCAAGTGTGCAGATTAAAGCCTGGTGAATTTATCCACACGTTTGGCGATGCCCATTTGTACAGCAACCATATTGAACAGACGAAGCTTCAATTAACGCGTAAACCAAAACAGCTGCCAACGATGCATATCAATCCAGAGGTAACAGACCTGTTTGCGTTTACTTACGATGATTTTGAACTGAAACATTATGATCCTCATCCGCATATTAAAGCAGAGGTGTCCGTATGATTGTGTTTGTTTATGCACGAGACGCCCACTATGGCATCGGCCAAGACAACGGGTTGCCTTGGCATTTGCCTGCTGATTTGCGCCATTTTAAGCGGACAACGACAGGTAAAACGATTGTCATGGGCCGAAAAACATTTGACTCTATGGGTGGGCCATTGCCGAATCGCAAAAACGTTGTTCTCACGAGAAGCAGCTCCTTTCAAGCAGAAGGAGCGGAAGTAATCCATTCACTCGACGATGTCCTGCAACTTAGCAAACAGGAAGCGATTTACGTCATAGGTGGAGCGGAGATTTTTGCGCTGTTATGGGACATATGTGACAAACACATTGTCACGGTTATTGACGAAAAATTTGAAGCGGATACGTTTGTCCCCCCTCTATCTGAGCAAGAATGGGAGCTTGTGGAAACAGTGCCTGGACCAATAGATGAAAAAAACCGCTATCCCCACGAATATCGGACTTACGTGCGTAAACAAGCAAAATAACAGGTAAGTGTCCCCTTTCTTTTGCATAGAGATGTAAGGAAAAGGAGGGGGACACATGAAACGGTTTAAAGGAGGCCCGATTAAAGGCCAAAAACAAGAGAGAGGGCCGCTTCCTTTTCGCTATGTGCTGCTCATTTCGTCCGTGCTATTCACGCTTTTGTCCTTGCAAGGGCTTTGGTTTGTCGACCAACAGCTGCGCCCAATTATTTCGCAAATTGCCCATCGGGAAATGGAGCGGATTGCGACGTATACGATTCAGCAAGCGTTGACCGAAGAGCTAGGCCAAACTGACATGAACGATATGCTCATTACTGAAACGAACGGAGACGGTCAGATTACGTATGTCACATTGGACACTCAAAAATACAACAAGCTCCTCGGCAATGTCCAGCACCGTGTCCATGAGGCGATAAATGCAATCCAACGCAATGAAGACAATACATACGGCGCAAGCGAAGGCACAGTGGCGACGATCCCTTTAGGAAGAGCGCTCAACAACTCGTTATTAAACGATGTCGGGCCAGGCATTCCCTTACGGTTTGCATTAATTGGCGATGCAAAAGTAGGCATGAAGGACGAAAGCGAGCAGCTGGGCATTAACAATACGAGGCTGTCTTTTTATGTCACGATCGAAGTGGGCATGGATGTGATTTTGCCCTTTTCTGAGACGGCAGATACAGTATCGGTTGAGTTGCCGGCAGGTTTCGCCTTTATTTCTGGGGAAGTGCCGCAGTTTTATGGAGGCCAACTGCCAATCGTCAATTATCCAGCTCTTGAGGCGAATACAGAACAGCAGCCTGAGGAAGAAAATGACAGCCAATAAAGTCGTATTTTGTCGTTGTCTGGCATAAAAATATGTGATAAACTGATACAGAATTGAATAGGAACACCTCATCTGCCAGATGGGGTAGAGGCGCAAACACACCATCAGTACCTTTTTTGAGCGAAGGCCCGCTTTGAAGAAAAGGGAAAGGGGTTTTTGCCGAAGCAAAAAGCAGGGCCTGCTGCTTTTTAGCTGGGCCGGCATTGAAGAAGTGTCGGACTGTCACAGGGAACTGTGGAGAACTACTATGGATGGGACTGTTTATTGTACGGGACAATGATGGAAATCTCCATCATTGTCTTTTTTTATAGAGCAAACAGCCACGTTAAAGGAGAGGTTTTTTTGGAACATGCATTTGGATGGTGGTCGCTATTGCCGCCGATTCTGGCATTAACGCTCGTGATATTGACACGAAAAGTGTTAATCTCTCTCGGGATTGCAATTTTGGTCGGTGCCTTTATGGTGTTTGACCAACATATAGGGCAAGCATTGGCTGGCATATTCCAAACAATTGCCGGATTGTTGTTTTCCTTTGAAGCAGTCGATTCGCCTACATTTTCCGGTGTTGTGCAAGCCATTACGGATGCAGGATTTGCATTAAATGATTGGGAATTGTATATCGTTTTATTCCTAATGCTGGTTGGCATGGTCGCGAGCTTAATTACGTTTTCCGGTGGGGGACAAGCATTCAGCCGCTGGGCGTCTAGACGGATTAAGACAAGAAAGTCGTCGTTGTTTTTGCCGTTTGTGTTAGGGTTTGTGATTTTTATTGATGATTATTTTAACGCTCTAACTGTCGGCAATATGAGCCGACCGTTAACAGACCGATATCGTGTTTCACGGGCGAAGCTTGCTTACATTGTTGATTCAACGTCAGCGCCCATTTGTGTCATCATGCCTTTATCTAGCTGGGGTGCTTTTATTATCGGGACGTTGGCGACTGTTTTAACAGCTAACCAGTTAGACGAATTCGGTGCATTCCAAGCGTTTTTATACACAGTACCGATTAATTTTTATGCATTAATTTCGTTATTGTTTATCGTTCTAATTATTTTATTTAACATCGACATTGGCCTGATGAAACGCCATGAAGACCGGGCAAAAGCCACTGGCGAATTGACGGACCCTGCAAAAGGAGATGTGCCTGGCGATTTAGATGAAGCGCTCGTCATGACTAATGGCCGCGTTTACCAGCTATTTTTGCCGATCATTGCCCTTGTTGTTGCGACCACTTCGCTTTTGTTTTATACTGGCGCGACGGCAGCCGCTGCGGAAGGGTTGCCGGCGACACTACTCAATATGCTTGAGTACACGGATATCGGCTTTTCGTTGCTTCTTGGCAGTTGCATTGGCTTTATCGTTGCTGTTGCAACAACGTTAGCATCTAAGCCAAATTTGCCAGACTTCGGAAGAGCCTTAAAAGCCGGCGTGACGGCGATGATGCCAGCGATTTACATTCTAGTGCTTGCCTGGACGACGATTGACATGATTAATCGCCTAGGCACAGGCGCGTTTTTGGCATCGCTAGTGAGTGATTCCGTCAACCCTGGCTTTTTGCCTGTCATGCTATTTTTGATTGCTTGTTTTTCGGGGCTTGCGACAGGTACATCGTGGGGAACGTTTGGCATTTTGCTGCCAATTGCCGGGCAAATGGCGGCACTGATCGAGCCGTCGATGGCGATTCCAATGTTTGCAGCTGTTTTAGCTGGTTCGATTTTTGGCGACCACATCTCGCCGATTTCCGATACAACCGTTTTGTCGGCAGCTGGTTCTGGCGCTCACCACATGGATCATGTGCTGACGCAGTTGCCTTATGCGGTGTTAACGGCTATAATCGCTGGTGTTGCTTTTCTCGTCCTTGGCTTTTTCGGCCCGATTTTTGCTTGGATTGCTGCTGGTGCGCTCCTCGCTGTCACGGTGTTGGCCCTTCAAGCGCTAAACAAACAAGCTTCCGGTAAGCAAGCAACCCAATCATAATAAACAGCCTGCCAGGATTTCGACGAACGCGAGAGCCTGGCAGGCTTATTGATTTACGAACTGTTTTTTTTCGCTATTTTAGCAGCACGCTCCCATTGTTTTAATGAAGGAAATGGGTCAAATGACCATTCGGTGATGCCATTGTCTCTGTACATTCCGTAATGAAGATGAGGCGGGAATTTTCCTTGTGTTCCTGGTTTGCCGTAGCCTGAGCTGCCGCAATAACCGATGACTTGTCCTGCCTTTACAATCGATCCTTTCTCCAATCCTTTTTCATAGCCATTTAAATGGGCGTAATAATGATAAATATTGTCGAGGTCGCGTATGCCTACACGCCATCCGCCGTAAGGGTTCCAACCTATCGTTTCAACAATGCCATATGAAGAAGATTGGATCGGGACATTGTAATTGGCAAAAATATCGGTTCCTTCATGAATGCGCCTACCGCCCCAGCCCCGCTTATCGCCCCACGTACTGCGGTAGCTATAATTATGATGAAGGGGCATGACAAAGGCATGCTGATGTAAGTCGAGCGTTTGAAACGTTTCGTATACTTTTGCATGGCCACTTACAATATTAACGCTTTGTTCACGTTGGTAAAAATGCCAAAGGGCAATACGGAAATCCTCGTCAGAGTAACCGTGAGACTCTAAATAGCGAGCAAATGTATATAGGACGTCTTCATCATCCTCGATGTTTGCTTTCCCATCACCATTTCCATCAAGGCCGATTCCTTCAAATAAGCTAATCGTCGTCGGATCATTATCGTTTATGTTTGGATTCAGTGCGCCAACCCATTCTTCTTTTGGATAATAAATGGACACAAGGCCTTTTGCTTGTTCGCGGTCCCTTAATGCTTTCCGTAAACCCCGTTCGTAGGAGTCGACAGCTGCTAAATAGTGCCAAGGGACGCTTGTAAGAACTTCCATTTTTTTATACAAAGCAAGCCTTTCTGAATATAAGTTTGGATCTGTCTGCTTTTGCGCACTTGCAGCTGTGTCTGGCCAAAAACTAGAAAAACTAAGAAGAACAATAAGGAAACATAGCCATACACGGTGTCGCAAATAAGACAATTGTGCCAGCTCCTTTCTATAGGGTTTTGTATAGTTTTCGGCCAATTGGACGAAATGATGACAGAGAATCTTTACCAGTTGCAGCTTGGAATAATTCCGTTTCCCTTGTTGGTTCGATATAGAATTCATGGTACGATAATAGAAGAGATCGGTTATTTGCAGAAGGGTGGGAGTGACAATGCCAGAAAAAGATGAAAAAGAGCAACATGTGCGCAAACCTGACTGGCTAAAAATCAAGCTGAATACGAACGAGTCTTATACAGGCTTGAAAAAAATGATGCGCGAGAAAAAACTACATACTGTATGTGAAGAAGCACGCTGCCCGAACATCCATGAATGTTGGGCGGTTCGAAAAACGGCCACTTTTATGATCCTTGGCGATATTTGTACACGAGGTTGTCGTTTTTGTGCAGTCAAGACAGGGTTGCCGACGGAACTTGATTTGCAAGAGCCAGAGCGCGTGGCAGAATCGGTGGAGACAATGGGGTTAAAACACGTCGTCATTACTGCCGTTGCCCGTGACGATTTAAAAGACGGCGGCGCCGCAGTGTTTGCCGAAACGGTACGGGCAGTACGCCGGAAAAACCCGTTTTGCACGATTGAAGTTTTGCCTTCTGACATGCTTGGCAATGAATCAAGCTTGCAAACATTAATGGATGCGCGCCCGAATATAATGAATCACAATATTGAAACCGTAAGAAGGCTAACACCAAAAGTCAGAGCGAGAGCAAAATATGACCGTACACTCGAGTTTTTGCGGAGAGCAAAAGAAATGCATCCTGATATTCCGACTAAATCGAGCCTAATGGTAGGCCTAGGGGAAACGAAGGAAGAAATTTTGGAAACAATGGATGATTTGCGGGCTAATAATGTTGACATTTTGACGATTGGCCAATATTTACAACCAACAAAGAAACATTTAAAAGTGATTAAGTATTACCATCCAGACGAATTTGCCGAGTTAAAGGAAATCGCTATGCAAAAAGGCTTTAGCCATTGTGAAGCAGGACCGCTTGTCCGTTCGTCATACCATGCAGACGAACAAGTGAACCAAGCGCAAGTCAACATGGAAGCAAGAAAAGCACAAGGGGAGCAACAGCGCGTATAAACACTTAATAGCCAAGACGAGCAATGAAAGATGCGAGCGTTTGGCTACAGTGTGGAACGATTATGCAAGACGCATAATCGTTCTTTACTGATTGCCCTGTGGGTATTGTTTAAATGTTTCGATTGTATCTTGCAAAAGATGTTGATAGCCATTGCCAGACGGCAGTGAAGCAAAACGCTCAATATCTCTTATGCGAGTACGGTCGTTTGCCACGTATACCTCATAAAAGCGCGGCAGTGAAGCCGATGCCGCCCGTTTAACTTGTTCGGCTACTTCCTCTTCTGTCATTTGCTGTGCTCGATCTTCATACACAACGAGCGCATATTTGTCAGTGACAAGCGTTGCGGCTTCTTCAATTTGCTCGAGGCTAAGCACTAACCGGGTGACCACATCGGCAAGCATCCCTCTATCAACTGTTAAGGCGCCAACGGTGTGGTTTGCCCGTCCTACTTCGTTTTCGGTATAGCGGGAAAACCCATAACCAAAATCTCTGCCTGTTTCCGCCATAAGTGTATCATTGTCCAATGTTTGCATGCGTTGTCCATTATCATCGAGACCAGCATTGTTGCCTGTGCAAGCGCACAGCAATAGGAGGCTTGCCACAGCAGGCACAAAGTGATTCTTCATAAGAACCAGCTCCTTTCATTCATAGCATGCGCACTTTTAAGAAAAGCTAACTGTAACAAAATATGGCTAAAGACAAGCATGTCTTTTGTTCCTATGGTAAAATAACAGCAGACCAATCCGATTTGAGGTGCGTACGATGGTGACGATTTCAGGCATTGAATATGAAGTCCTCGAAAACGAGCGCAATGGTTGGAATGAGGAGGCATTCAAAGCGCGGTACAGCGATGTACTGAACAAATATGATTACATCGTCGGCGATTGGGGCTACAACCAACTGCGGTTGCGCGGCTTTTTTGATGACAAAAACAAAAAATCAACATTCGATAAAAAAATTAGCACGTTACCCGACTATCTTTACGAATACTGCAATTTTGGTTGCGCTTATTTTGTCTTGCGAAAAGTAAGGAAACAAGCTATGTAAAAAACGGAGCGCAGCTCCGTTTTATTTGTCGTGTGGTGGATGGTGATTTGGATACTTCCGGGGTAAGCCTGCATGAAGGTCTTTGTTTACATAATTAAAAGCACTATAAGTGCGCTGGCCTTCTTTCCATTCGGTTGTTTTATTCACGACCGGTTCTTCTTTTCCGACTGGTGCCCCGTAAGGCCCTTCAGGCAATTCTTCCGGAATAATATAAAGGTGCATTGCTTCGACATTCGTGAATTCGTCATACGCTTGTCGGGCTTTCCTTTTTGCCAACTGATTCACCTCCATGCTTAGTCTGCCCGAAAAGTGGCAAACAATAGCTGGGAAAAGGAGTAGGTATCCATGTATTTTGTTGACAGGCAGCGGATCGAACAAACGCTTGATTATATGGAACATTTATTAAAAATGATGAAGGAAGAGGCGTTTGGTACGAGTGATAAGGACCGCCTCGCATTAGAACGAACCGCCTCTGTGCTGATTGAAGCAGTTATTGACGTCGGCAACCAGATGATTGACGCCTTTATTATGCGTGATCCAGGGGGGTACGAAGATATTATCGACATCTTGCTTGATGAAAAAGTCATTATAGACGAAACGGCAGCAGGATTAAAACAGTTGATTCGCCGCCGTAAAGCGCTTGTCTATCAATATGCAAGCCTTAAGGCGAACGACGTACGGAGCTGGCTCCAGGAAAGCCAACCAAGTTTGGAGGCTTTCCCGCCTGCTGTCCGCCAATATTTAAAAAATGAACTTGGCGTCATTACCGCATTTCTTCCAGATAAAGACAATCGTTGATGCATAGAGGTGGATAATGAAAGCCTATAAAAGTTACTTATTTGATTTAGATGGGACTGTGTATCATGGCAGTGAGCCAATCGTAGACGCAGTCAATTTTATCAATCAATTAGCCAAATGCCATATTCCTTATGGCTTTGTTACGAACAATTCAACGAGAAGCCCCAAACAAGTTGCCAAACGATTAAATGGAATGGGCATCTCAGCCGAGCCTTGGCAAATTATGACTTCTAGCGTAGCGACAGCCTCTTATTTACAAGCAAAAATGCCCCATTCCGCGCTTTATATTATTGGCGAAGAAGGGCTGTTTGAAGCATTGGCAGCATTTGCGCAGACAGAAGACAAGCCTGATGCTGTTGTCATTGGGCTAGATCGGGCGATTACCCATGAAAAACTGAGCAAGGCAGCCCGCTTTGTGGCAAATGGAGCGGACTTGATTGCGACAAATCCAGATGCGATGATTACAACCGAGTCAGGGCTTGTTGTCGGAAACGGCGCCCTTGTAGCAGCGGTGGCGTACGCAACAAAAACAGAACCGATTGTCATTGGCAAGCCAGGAGCTGCGATTGTTGAAGCTGCCATCAAACAGTTAAAGCTTGACCCGCGTCACACTGTTTTTGTCGGCGACAATTATGATACAGACTTGCTCGCTGGTATTCATGCTGGCATTGACACGATCCATGTACAAACGGGGATCACAACCGATTTATCTGCGTATAAAATTCAACCGACATATAGCATCCCTTCTTTAGCAGATTGGCCAATGTAAAGGGAGCTTTGCTGATCTCATTGTTATTGTAAGTGGTGCTGTGTGTTTCGTTTGTTTTACGGTAATTGCCTCTCAGCTAAGCCAGCCACGATCATTGTGGCTGGCTTATTCTGTATTCGCTTTTCTGTGGGCGAGCCTGCTCGAGGCGGCGGCAGCAATCGCGCCGACAATATCATCGAGAAATGTATGGCAAGCGCCTGTCGATTTATCGTTTAGTTTCTTTAATATCCCTGGCTTTTGTTTATCAATATAACCATAATTTGTGAGCCCGATGGAGCCGTAGACGTTGACGATTGACAATGCAATAATTTCATCTACGCCATAAAGCCCTTCATCCCGTGCTAAAATTTCTTGCAAAGGCGATTCTAAGCATTTCTTTTCAGTTAGCAAATCTAGTTGAATCCCCGTTAACACTGCATTTTGGACTTCCCGTTTGGAAAGAACACGTTCAACATTTTCTAAGCATAGCGCTAGTGATAAGCCAGGATGGTATTTTTCTTGCAGAAAGTACACGAGAACGGCGATGTCATGCAAACTGACTCCGCGATCTTGCAACCATTCTTTTGCCTTTTCTGCCACCGCGTCTTTTCCCATTATGTTCCTCCCTTAACCTTCTTTTTATAGTCTACGTGCAAGCACACATTTTATGCGATGGGCTCATAGACTAAAGGGATTGGAGCAAGGAGGGAACTACATTGCTGGAACGGAATTTGTATGACCAGTATAAGCTTTACTGTGACGAGCGTTTTACTGTTGGGCCGTATGAAGGTTTCAGAGCAAATAACCAAGCCTATATCATTTTGCCAAAGGATGAATGCATGGCCGAGGAAGTGGAGATGATGGCGTTTTGCGACTTTATGCGCCAAGCAGGCGATGAGTCTGTCCTGGAACTTGTACCAAGTCGCGTCAACCAGTCTTCCGCCTTAATTGATGGCGTTGAGTCATACGTGTTTAAAGTCCCCGCATTCAATGAATTTCGCGGCGTCCGGATTCAATCGGATTGGGATTTAGGGGAGCAGCTTTATACATGGCATAAGCGTGGTCAACAAGGGCGTCAACATTGGAAAAAGGCTAGTTTTACACCATGGCAAGAGCTATGGGCGACAAGATTGGAGCAGCTTGAAGATTGGTACCAAGTGATCGTTAATCAAGGACCTCAGACGACAACCGATGAAGCATTTCTCTGCACATACCCTTATTTTATGGGAATGACGGAAAATGCGATTCAATTTGCTGTTGATACTCAATTAGATGTTAAAAAGGAGCTGCATGACGAACCGACGATTTGCCATCGTCGTTTTGGAGAGACGAGTTGGCTTTATATGTCTGAACGGGGCCACATTGTCAAACCGCCTACTGCCTTTTTATATGACCACCCAGCACGAGATTTAGCAGAGTGGATCCGCGAGAACCGTCCACTGGAGGAATCTAGGCAGAACTGGGAGCGAATCGCTTCATTTTGTGGGGGGTATGAAGAGTGGCAAGTGCTTACTCCCTATACGTGGCAAATGATGTATGCGCGTTTGATTTTCCCACTGCATTATTTTGAAGTGATTGAAAACTATTACCAAGCACAGCTTCCCCATGAACAACGTGAGTATGGAAAGCAATTCCAACAGTTGCTTGATCGGGAAACAAGCAATGCTGATTTTCTCGGTGAATTGGCAGATGAGGCAAAACTAAGCCGTTACCCGCAAATGCCGTTGCTTGATTGGTTAAAAGGCCAGACTTTATAGAGCGTTGCCTAAAGTAATGCTTGAATTCGCAGGCAATTCCTTTTATAATGTCCATTATAAGAAAACACATGTATTTTATATAAGTACAGTGGGGAGTGTTAGTGTGGGGGAGAGAGCGATTCAAGTTGGCCTTTTAGGCTTAGGAACGGTTGGCACTGGCGTAGTGTCGATTGTGGAACGGCATCAAAATGAATTGGCGCACCAAGCCGGAAGGCCAGTCGCGATAAAAAAAGCACTCGTCAAACAAATAGATAAAGTGCGAGGGTCTGAAGTAAACGGTGTCGAATTGACAACAAACCCAGAGGACATTCTTGACGACCCGGATTTGGATGTTGTCATTGAAGTCATGGGCGGAGTAAGCGAGACGAAGCAACTGCTTGAAAAAGCAATTCGCCAGAAAAAGCATATTGTTACGGCCAATAAAGACCTCATGGCTGAATGGGGTGCTTCGCTGCTCGCGCTTGCGGCTGAGCAAGGGGTGGACGTCTATTATGAAGCGAGCGTGGCTGGAGGCATTCCGATTTTGCGGACGATCACCGAAGGATTGTCGGCTGACCGGATTACAAAAATGATGGGAATTGTCAATGGCACGACCAACTATATTTTAACGAAGATGAGCCAGGAAAACCGCTCTTATGAAGACGTACTCAAGGAAGCGCAAGAGCTGGGGTTTGCTGAAGCAGATCCAACTGCTGACGTAGAAGGGCTGGATGCTGCTAGAAAAATGGCGATTTTAGCGACGCTCGGCTTTTCAGCGCCTGTCCAGCTTAGTGAT is a genomic window of Shouchella clausii containing:
- a CDS encoding TIGR01457 family HAD-type hydrolase, with amino-acid sequence MKAYKSYLFDLDGTVYHGSEPIVDAVNFINQLAKCHIPYGFVTNNSTRSPKQVAKRLNGMGISAEPWQIMTSSVATASYLQAKMPHSALYIIGEEGLFEALAAFAQTEDKPDAVVIGLDRAITHEKLSKAARFVANGADLIATNPDAMITTESGLVVGNGALVAAVAYATKTEPIVIGKPGAAIVEAAIKQLKLDPRHTVFVGDNYDTDLLAGIHAGIDTIHVQTGITTDLSAYKIQPTYSIPSLADWPM
- a CDS encoding phosphatidylglycerophosphatase A family protein encodes the protein MGKDAVAEKAKEWLQDRGVSLHDIAVLVYFLQEKYHPGLSLALCLENVERVLSKREVQNAVLTGIQLDLLTEKKCLESPLQEILARDEGLYGVDEIIALSIVNVYGSIGLTNYGYIDKQKPGILKKLNDKSTGACHTFLDDIVGAIAAAASSRLAHRKANTE
- the yutH gene encoding spore coat putative kinase YutH — translated: MLERNLYDQYKLYCDERFTVGPYEGFRANNQAYIILPKDECMAEEVEMMAFCDFMRQAGDESVLELVPSRVNQSSALIDGVESYVFKVPAFNEFRGVRIQSDWDLGEQLYTWHKRGQQGRQHWKKASFTPWQELWATRLEQLEDWYQVIVNQGPQTTTDEAFLCTYPYFMGMTENAIQFAVDTQLDVKKELHDEPTICHRRFGETSWLYMSERGHIVKPPTAFLYDHPARDLAEWIRENRPLEESRQNWERIASFCGGYEEWQVLTPYTWQMMYARLIFPLHYFEVIENYYQAQLPHEQREYGKQFQQLLDRETSNADFLGELADEAKLSRYPQMPLLDWLKGQTL
- a CDS encoding homoserine dehydrogenase produces the protein MGERAIQVGLLGLGTVGTGVVSIVERHQNELAHQAGRPVAIKKALVKQIDKVRGSEVNGVELTTNPEDILDDPDLDVVIEVMGGVSETKQLLEKAIRQKKHIVTANKDLMAEWGASLLALAAEQGVDVYYEASVAGGIPILRTITEGLSADRITKMMGIVNGTTNYILTKMSQENRSYEDVLKEAQELGFAEADPTADVEGLDAARKMAILATLGFSAPVQLSDVAVKGITNVSGKDLHFCEQLGLTMKLIGVAKRDEGRLEVCVEPTLLPSDHPLASVQNEYNAVFVHGEAVGETMFYGPGAGSLPTATAVVSDLVSVMKNMRHRVNGYAAMKPLYEAVFKEEQEKQSQFFIRLHVEDRTGTFSSITSLFARYDVSFEKLLQLPLEEEQMAEIVIITHVTNRAVYKELMEELEQLDVVKTIASSYRVEGGKG